The following proteins are co-located in the Blastopirellula marina genome:
- a CDS encoding alpha/beta hydrolase, translated as MRKYLLLGFLAVMFTSSSLLAADPAKEPLWPEGAPGAKGTEEKDIPTITAYLPASEINTGCAVVVCPGGGYGHLATGHEGVEIGEFWNKQGVAAFVVEYRHSGRGYKHPAPLQDAQRAVRTVRARAEEYNLDPNRIGIMGFSAGGHLASSVGTHFDAGNPDAKDPVERVSSRPDFMILCYPVIAFDKPYTHKGSQRNLLGDDAPAELIEKMSSELQVTKDTPPTFLFHTTEDTGVPPQNSIVFYMALKEKGVPAEMHVFEKGRHGIGLGKNVPGSSAWPRLCVMWLKNQGMIPDKK; from the coding sequence ATGCGAAAGTATCTGCTTCTGGGGTTTTTAGCCGTCATGTTCACCTCTTCGTCGTTGCTCGCGGCCGATCCTGCTAAAGAGCCTCTCTGGCCCGAGGGAGCCCCTGGCGCAAAAGGGACGGAAGAGAAAGACATCCCCACAATTACTGCCTATTTGCCAGCTTCTGAAATTAACACTGGCTGCGCTGTCGTGGTTTGCCCAGGGGGTGGTTACGGTCATTTAGCCACCGGACATGAAGGGGTTGAAATCGGAGAATTCTGGAACAAGCAAGGTGTCGCGGCCTTCGTCGTCGAGTATCGTCATTCCGGCCGTGGCTACAAGCATCCCGCTCCACTACAAGATGCCCAGCGTGCCGTACGAACCGTGCGTGCTCGAGCAGAAGAATACAATCTCGATCCCAACCGCATTGGCATCATGGGATTCTCGGCCGGTGGTCACTTGGCCTCATCGGTCGGAACTCACTTTGACGCAGGTAATCCCGATGCGAAAGACCCCGTCGAGCGCGTCAGTTCGCGGCCGGACTTCATGATCTTGTGCTATCCTGTGATCGCTTTCGACAAGCCTTACACGCACAAGGGATCGCAAAGAAATCTGCTAGGGGATGACGCTCCGGCAGAGTTGATCGAGAAAATGTCGAGCGAGCTGCAAGTCACCAAGGACACTCCACCAACCTTCTTGTTCCACACGACCGAAGATACGGGTGTGCCGCCGCAAAACAGCATCGTGTTTTACATGGCATTGAAGGAGAAGGGAGTTCCTGCCGAAATGCATGTCTTCGAGAAGGGACGTCACGGTATCGGCCTGGGTAAGAACGTCCCTGGTTCATCCGCATGGCCTCGTTTGTGCGTTATGTGGCTCAAGAACCAAGGAATGATCCCAGATAAGAAATA
- a CDS encoding DUF3500 domain-containing protein yields MRKSLLAAVTLIVALASVTSAYTYYRLAGTGTKMTGAAALFVDSLDEDQRKVVLYPYDSKERLGWHFIPKDQRKGLMMRDMTDEQRAKTHALLQVALSQIGYEKTDKIMENESLLKHVQKSGPIRDPLRYYVSIFGEPKQGERWALSFEGHHLSLNFVVEGDNVISATPQFFATNPAELKEDYNFDGFPEGMEILKKEEELGFHLINMMAPAQREVAIISEKCPAEIRNAGEPHPPQTAPEGIAWGDLNKNEMATLTTLIDTYITAMPQDVAAKRYADLKEAGWECIHFAWAGGLKKGVPHYYRIQGRTFLIEFVNAQPDVSGNPANHIHCVWRDMRGDFALSAK; encoded by the coding sequence GTGCGAAAAAGTCTGCTTGCAGCTGTCACGCTGATCGTTGCTCTGGCGAGCGTTACCTCCGCTTACACTTACTACCGTCTTGCCGGAACTGGAACGAAGATGACCGGCGCTGCCGCGTTGTTTGTCGATTCGCTGGACGAAGATCAACGAAAAGTGGTGCTTTATCCGTACGACAGCAAAGAACGCCTCGGTTGGCACTTCATCCCCAAAGACCAACGCAAGGGGTTGATGATGCGGGACATGACCGACGAGCAGCGAGCCAAAACGCACGCGTTGCTGCAAGTTGCATTAAGCCAAATCGGTTACGAGAAGACCGACAAGATTATGGAAAACGAATCATTGCTGAAGCACGTCCAAAAGTCGGGCCCGATTCGTGATCCGCTTCGCTACTACGTTTCGATCTTTGGCGAACCGAAGCAAGGCGAACGCTGGGCGTTGAGTTTTGAAGGGCATCACCTTTCGTTGAACTTCGTGGTCGAAGGGGATAATGTTATCTCGGCTACGCCACAGTTCTTCGCGACCAACCCAGCCGAGCTGAAAGAAGATTACAACTTCGATGGCTTCCCCGAGGGGATGGAGATCTTGAAGAAGGAAGAAGAGCTTGGATTCCACTTAATCAACATGATGGCCCCAGCCCAGCGTGAAGTGGCGATCATCTCAGAAAAGTGCCCAGCCGAAATTCGTAACGCGGGCGAACCTCACCCGCCGCAAACTGCTCCGGAAGGCATCGCTTGGGGAGACCTCAATAAAAACGAAATGGCAACGCTGACGACGTTGATCGACACCTATATCACGGCAATGCCGCAAGATGTTGCCGCCAAGCGTTATGCCGACCTGAAGGAAGCTGGCTGGGAATGCATCCACTTTGCCTGGGCCGGTGGACTGAAGAAAGGTGTTCCGCATTACTACCGCATCCAAGGCAGAACGTTTTTAATTGAGTTCGTCAACGCTCAGCCGGACGTCTCAGGCAACCCGGCCAATCACATTCACTGCGTGTGGCGCGATATGCGAGGCGACTTCGCTTTGTCGGCGAAGTAA
- a CDS encoding TIGR00730 family Rossman fold protein, which produces MMETLCVFCGSASGSRPAYTEVASQLGRLLAERKIRLVYGGGKVGMMGAVADAALAAGGEVIGVIPGALVDRELAHHGVNELIVVESMHQRKAKMAELSDAFLALPGGFGTLEELFEVVTWAQLGFHNKPCGLLNVEGFFDALLAMLDHANNEAFLYQGNRELLLTANDPSEILQLLGEAHPTKNPRWIDRSET; this is translated from the coding sequence ATGATGGAAACTTTGTGCGTATTTTGCGGGTCGGCCTCTGGAAGCCGACCTGCCTACACGGAAGTTGCTTCTCAGCTGGGCCGTCTGCTGGCCGAGCGTAAGATACGTCTAGTCTACGGTGGTGGCAAAGTCGGCATGATGGGAGCCGTGGCTGACGCCGCTCTAGCCGCTGGCGGCGAAGTGATCGGCGTGATACCTGGCGCCTTAGTTGACCGCGAACTTGCTCACCATGGTGTAAACGAACTGATCGTCGTCGAGTCGATGCATCAACGGAAAGCCAAGATGGCCGAGCTATCCGACGCTTTTTTGGCCTTGCCAGGCGGATTCGGCACGTTGGAAGAATTGTTTGAGGTGGTCACCTGGGCTCAGCTTGGGTTCCACAACAAACCGTGTGGCTTGTTAAATGTAGAAGGCTTCTTCGATGCCTTGCTTGCAATGCTCGATCACGCCAATAACGAAGCGTTCCTTTACCAAGGTAACCGCGAGCTACTCCTCACAGCGAACGATCCGAGCGAGATTTTACAACTTCTAGGCGAAGCGCATCCAACGAAAAACCCCCGTTGGATTGATCGCTCGGAGACGTAG
- a CDS encoding Hsp70 family protein produces MSIVQASSVAQPGLEEELPSRYIVGIDLGTTNSAVTFLDTRQEGTVIETFLIPQVVAPGQVEARPTLPSFHYQTAQNEFPPNSLKLPWSKGEESNTVGVFARDHGTSVPGRMINSAKSWLSHSGVDRTAALLPWHGSADVEKLSPFEVSSRYLKHVRAAWNARYKQEPLEKQDIVLTLPASFDEIARELTVEAAKQAGLKRVVLIEEPQAAFYDWLAKHAETWQDKVSPGQTILVCDIGGGTSDFTLIRARAGDEDLVQFHRVAVGEHLILGGDNLDLALAHYLEGKLSPKDKLPADRWSVLVRRCRQIKEIFLGPDAPESQSISLPAVGSKLIGGALQCEVTRDEVHQVLVEGFLPENGLDETPEMRSSGFQEFGLPYAPDAAISKWLAYFLRTHHEVIEEESRHPSGAVRPDLVLFNGGFFESPVLKQRLLDVLSSWFQKEDPAWKPTLLENAHLDLAVARGAAYYGQVRRGTGVKITANLARTYYIGVGADDSGEAEAMCLLPATTEPGQEIDLQHSFQLRVSEPVEFPLFVSSTRLIDTPGQLVPIDPQQIKALPPIRTVLRARRRSEAETIPVHLHAKLTEIGTIELWCGETDSDRTWRLQFDIRSATQTDVAAHESARESEGMLDESLWNEAAELLNETFGDNASRKPQPLIKDLEASLEMKRDAWPTSLLRRMWEHLMDLESGRSKSPTHESRWLNLTGYCLRPGYGLALDDWRVSETWKLLQGKVLHNDDNCRNQSLILWRRIAGGLNRGQQLAIAEPLLLATRVMHKRMTSGGGGTSTATFTPQQAIEAWRLLGSLELLGAQEKTEIGRMLVDLLGKKKLEPARGAMGWTIGRLGTRVPVYGPLNTLVPKEIVTKWLATFQQQKTTDLADQLAVMQLARKTGDRYRDLTESTRTEAAQWLEGEKAPEHLVRIVREGGQLDEEEQSQIFGESLPTGLTLVR; encoded by the coding sequence ATGTCCATCGTTCAAGCAAGCTCGGTCGCACAGCCAGGACTCGAAGAAGAACTCCCCAGCCGATACATCGTGGGGATCGACCTTGGCACCACGAACTCGGCGGTCACCTTCCTCGACACACGTCAGGAAGGGACCGTGATCGAGACGTTTCTCATCCCTCAGGTCGTCGCTCCTGGCCAAGTTGAAGCCCGCCCCACGTTACCCTCGTTCCACTATCAAACCGCCCAGAACGAGTTTCCGCCGAATTCGCTGAAACTCCCCTGGAGCAAGGGGGAAGAATCAAATACGGTGGGCGTGTTTGCCCGCGATCACGGTACCAGCGTCCCTGGCCGCATGATCAACTCGGCCAAAAGCTGGCTTTCTCATTCAGGCGTCGATCGAACGGCGGCACTGTTACCTTGGCACGGCAGCGCCGATGTCGAGAAGCTTTCACCGTTCGAAGTCAGCAGCCGCTACTTGAAGCATGTCCGTGCAGCGTGGAATGCTCGCTACAAGCAAGAACCGCTCGAGAAGCAAGACATCGTTCTGACACTGCCGGCCTCGTTCGATGAAATTGCGCGCGAGCTGACCGTTGAAGCGGCCAAGCAAGCCGGGCTAAAACGCGTTGTCCTAATTGAGGAACCACAGGCCGCGTTCTATGACTGGTTAGCTAAACATGCGGAAACCTGGCAAGACAAAGTTTCGCCAGGACAAACTATCCTGGTCTGCGATATCGGCGGCGGCACGAGCGACTTTACCTTAATTCGCGCCCGCGCTGGCGATGAAGACCTGGTTCAGTTTCATCGTGTGGCGGTGGGCGAGCATTTGATTCTGGGTGGTGACAATCTCGACCTTGCGCTCGCTCATTACCTGGAAGGCAAGCTTTCGCCAAAAGACAAGCTGCCAGCTGATCGCTGGTCGGTCCTGGTTCGCCGCTGTCGTCAGATCAAGGAGATCTTTCTCGGCCCAGATGCTCCCGAGTCGCAATCGATCAGTTTGCCGGCGGTCGGCTCCAAGCTAATCGGCGGAGCCCTCCAGTGCGAAGTCACTCGAGACGAAGTGCATCAGGTGCTCGTCGAAGGCTTCCTTCCAGAAAACGGCCTGGACGAAACGCCCGAGATGCGTTCGTCTGGTTTTCAAGAATTCGGCCTGCCGTACGCCCCCGATGCTGCAATCTCGAAATGGCTGGCCTACTTTCTACGAACCCATCACGAAGTAATCGAAGAGGAAAGTCGGCATCCCAGCGGGGCCGTTCGTCCCGACTTGGTGCTGTTCAACGGTGGTTTCTTCGAGTCTCCCGTCTTGAAGCAGCGTTTGCTCGACGTGTTGAGCAGTTGGTTTCAAAAAGAGGATCCCGCCTGGAAGCCGACGCTGCTCGAAAACGCCCACCTCGACTTGGCAGTCGCTCGCGGTGCTGCCTATTACGGTCAGGTTCGTCGTGGCACCGGGGTAAAGATCACTGCCAACCTGGCTCGAACGTACTACATCGGGGTCGGCGCTGACGATTCCGGTGAAGCGGAAGCGATGTGTCTTTTGCCGGCCACCACCGAGCCAGGCCAAGAGATCGACCTGCAGCACAGCTTTCAACTGCGCGTCTCCGAACCGGTTGAGTTTCCGCTGTTCGTTTCCAGCACGCGCCTGATCGACACGCCAGGCCAACTGGTTCCGATCGATCCACAGCAGATCAAAGCTTTGCCCCCTATTCGAACCGTCCTCCGTGCGCGACGTCGTAGTGAGGCAGAGACAATTCCCGTTCACTTGCATGCCAAGTTAACCGAGATTGGCACGATCGAACTTTGGTGTGGAGAAACCGATTCCGACCGTACTTGGCGACTCCAATTCGATATCCGTAGTGCCACGCAAACCGATGTCGCCGCCCATGAGTCGGCTCGCGAATCGGAAGGAATGCTGGACGAATCGCTATGGAACGAAGCCGCTGAACTGCTGAACGAAACCTTCGGTGACAACGCATCACGCAAACCGCAGCCGCTTATCAAGGATTTGGAAGCGTCCTTAGAAATGAAGCGAGATGCCTGGCCGACATCGCTTTTGCGAAGGATGTGGGAACACCTGATGGATCTTGAATCAGGTCGCAGCAAAAGTCCCACGCACGAATCGCGATGGCTGAATCTCACCGGCTATTGCTTGCGACCAGGGTATGGTTTGGCGTTGGATGATTGGCGCGTCTCCGAAACCTGGAAACTGCTGCAAGGCAAAGTGCTGCACAACGATGATAACTGTCGTAATCAATCGCTCATCTTGTGGCGACGAATCGCTGGTGGCCTCAATCGCGGACAGCAGCTGGCCATCGCGGAGCCTCTTCTGCTGGCAACGCGCGTGATGCACAAGCGCATGACCAGCGGAGGTGGCGGTACCTCGACCGCTACGTTCACGCCGCAGCAAGCCATCGAAGCTTGGCGTTTGCTGGGAAGCCTCGAACTGTTGGGCGCACAAGAGAAGACCGAGATCGGCCGCATGCTGGTCGATTTGCTGGGGAAGAAGAAGTTAGAACCAGCCCGTGGCGCGATGGGCTGGACGATCGGTCGCCTCGGCACCCGCGTGCCCGTTTACGGCCCGCTCAATACGCTTGTCCCCAAAGAGATTGTCACCAAGTGGTTGGCCACATTCCAGCAGCAGAAAACGACCGATCTAGCCGATCAATTGGCCGTTATGCAATTGGCCCGCAAAACGGGAGACCGCTACCGCGATCTGACCGAATCAACTCGCACCGAAGCCGCCCAGTGGCTTGAAGGGGAGAAAGCCCCAGAGCACTTGGTACGAATCGTTCGCGAGGGAGGCCAATTGGACGAAGAAGAGCAATCGCAAATCTTTGGCGAGAGCTTACCCACGGGCCTCACGCTAGTGCGATAG
- a CDS encoding Hsp70 family protein — translation MSAKYVVGIDLGTTNSVIAQADLEAEAPVVELLEIPQLVAPSTIESRKSLPSFLYLATEADQEGGKLELPWSADQNYAIGEWARRQSADTPDRTVGGAKSWLSHHKADRQGDILPWNAPEEVGKVSPVEASRRYLQHVVAAWNDAHPDHPLADQEVVLTVPASFDASARELTREAAVGAGLPEDFTLLEEPQAAVYSWLGHMGDSWRKALKVGDKLLVCDVGGGTTDLTLITVEEEQGELILKRMAVGNHLLVGGDNMDLALAFHVAELFKEKNVTLDPWQSVSLWHSCRAAKEDLLREEGPDKHPVSILGRGSKLIAKTISVDVEREPIKAMLLEGFFPQCAGADKPQRGFVSGFQELGLPFESDPAVTRHLAEFLAVHAEKAGSAINPTHVLFNGGVFKSQPFQTRLMETLASWQPDQPPQRLEGPHDLDYAVARGAAFYGWAKEKGGIRIRGGTAQAYYVGIQTSGLAIPGAPRPLHLLNVVPIGMEEGTETDVPSAEVGLVVGETTKFRFFSSPIRKDDKPGQMLQRWDESEISETDSMEANLPRDDKINEPYVPVTFHSKVTELGMLELWCVSSKTNGRWKLEFNVREED, via the coding sequence ATGAGCGCAAAGTATGTCGTCGGCATCGACCTCGGTACCACCAACAGCGTGATCGCTCAAGCCGACCTCGAAGCGGAAGCCCCAGTGGTCGAATTGCTAGAGATCCCGCAGTTGGTCGCCCCCAGTACGATCGAAAGCCGCAAATCGCTTCCCTCTTTCTTGTACTTGGCTACGGAAGCCGACCAGGAAGGGGGTAAGCTCGAACTTCCTTGGTCCGCGGATCAAAACTATGCGATCGGCGAGTGGGCTCGACGTCAATCGGCTGATACGCCCGATCGAACCGTCGGTGGAGCAAAGAGTTGGCTGTCGCATCACAAAGCGGATCGCCAAGGCGATATCCTTCCCTGGAACGCACCAGAAGAAGTCGGCAAGGTTTCCCCAGTTGAGGCTTCCCGTCGCTACCTGCAACACGTGGTCGCCGCGTGGAACGACGCTCATCCCGATCACCCTCTGGCCGATCAGGAAGTGGTGCTGACGGTACCCGCCTCGTTCGATGCCAGCGCTCGAGAGCTGACGCGCGAAGCGGCCGTCGGGGCGGGTCTGCCGGAAGATTTCACGCTACTGGAGGAACCACAAGCAGCCGTCTACTCATGGCTCGGCCATATGGGTGACAGTTGGCGAAAGGCCCTGAAGGTCGGCGATAAGCTGTTGGTCTGCGACGTGGGTGGCGGTACGACCGACCTCACGCTGATCACTGTTGAAGAAGAGCAGGGCGAGCTAATCCTCAAACGGATGGCGGTCGGTAATCACTTGTTGGTGGGCGGCGACAACATGGACCTGGCACTCGCCTTCCATGTGGCGGAACTCTTCAAAGAAAAGAACGTCACCCTCGATCCTTGGCAATCGGTCTCGCTCTGGCACTCATGCCGAGCCGCAAAGGAAGATCTTCTCCGCGAGGAAGGCCCGGACAAGCATCCGGTCAGCATCCTCGGACGCGGTAGTAAGCTGATCGCCAAGACGATCTCGGTCGACGTCGAGCGCGAGCCAATCAAAGCCATGCTGCTGGAAGGTTTCTTCCCGCAGTGTGCCGGTGCCGACAAGCCGCAGCGTGGGTTCGTTTCTGGGTTCCAGGAATTAGGCCTACCATTCGAGTCTGATCCAGCCGTCACACGGCATCTAGCGGAGTTTCTGGCCGTGCACGCCGAAAAGGCTGGCAGTGCGATCAATCCGACGCATGTTTTGTTCAACGGCGGTGTGTTTAAGAGCCAGCCGTTCCAGACGCGTCTGATGGAAACACTCGCTTCGTGGCAACCCGATCAACCACCGCAGCGTTTGGAAGGTCCCCACGACCTCGATTACGCGGTGGCGCGTGGTGCGGCATTCTACGGATGGGCGAAAGAGAAGGGGGGCATCCGCATCCGTGGCGGAACGGCCCAAGCCTATTACGTTGGCATTCAAACTTCCGGCCTTGCGATCCCAGGCGCCCCGCGCCCTTTGCATCTGCTGAACGTGGTTCCGATCGGTATGGAAGAAGGAACCGAAACCGACGTTCCCAGTGCGGAAGTCGGTCTGGTGGTTGGCGAGACCACGAAGTTCCGCTTCTTCTCGTCTCCAATCCGTAAGGACGACAAGCCAGGCCAAATGCTCCAGCGTTGGGACGAGTCCGAGATCAGCGAAACAGATAGCATGGAAGCCAATCTCCCCCGCGACGATAAGATCAACGAGCCCTACGTGCCGGTCACCTTCCACAGCAAAGTCACCGAACTGGGTATGCTCGAGCTTTGGTGCGTCAGCTCGAAGACGAACGGCCGTTGGAAACTGGAATTCAACGTCCGCGAAGAAGATTAG
- a CDS encoding DUF2760 domain-containing protein — protein MGRIGLAFKLFFQIMFNADVAKRAETLSLPAPPKEETKPATPPPPPKPKPVAPQGIDALVLLATLQREARFLDLFQEDLSEYEDAQIGAAVRDVQRDTKATLNRLFAIQPVRDEEEGNRIELPESIDAVEIRLVGNVQNQKPSGGTLVHRGWKATKCDVPKFNGTLAQAQVLNPAEVEV, from the coding sequence ATGGGCCGTATCGGTTTAGCTTTCAAGCTCTTTTTCCAAATCATGTTCAATGCCGACGTCGCCAAACGAGCGGAAACGCTATCGTTGCCGGCTCCTCCCAAAGAGGAAACCAAGCCTGCGACGCCACCACCTCCCCCTAAGCCGAAGCCAGTGGCACCGCAAGGGATCGACGCCCTCGTTCTATTGGCAACGCTGCAACGCGAGGCCCGCTTTCTTGATTTATTTCAGGAAGACCTCTCGGAATACGAAGACGCCCAGATTGGTGCCGCCGTGCGTGACGTGCAGCGCGACACCAAAGCGACGCTCAACCGCTTGTTCGCCATCCAACCCGTTCGCGATGAGGAAGAAGGGAATCGAATCGAGTTGCCTGAAAGCATCGATGCCGTAGAGATCCGCCTGGTAGGAAACGTGCAAAACCAGAAACCTTCCGGCGGTACGCTGGTCCATCGAGGATGGAAAGCCACCAAGTGCGATGTTCCAAAATTCAACGGCACCTTGGCCCAAGCCCAAGTGTTGAACCCGGCTGAAGTGGAGGTTTAG
- a CDS encoding MFS transporter, with protein MATDAASLEAASVRRDPIVQATPFFYGWVMLGVAMFTQYCTSPGQTYGVALFNKYIATTLATATFQQAHPGEAVVLSKELIDAEMVTVTTAYLWGTILAAFPVPWIGALADRWGLRKTIAAIVALFGVACMFMSQVQGFYTLFIGFLAIRTLGQGSLTLLATNTADMWFQRKLGFANGIRNLSAPIAFGTFPIITIFLINTLGWQQAYIALGLGVWLIMFPILIFIYRNQPEEIGQLPDGDKHVVREDGQKHDPGKMFLLPQLGLGDAMMTHSFWIVLSFMTMWAMVGTALMFMVVPYIESRGLTEDDAQVVFLTMAVSMATCQFFGGILADRFQLNYLLAIGSIMLGIGVLTYLAIDSVIMAGVYGLTFGMAQGVSSAGSNSLLARYYGRAHLGKIKGFQMMSIVAGSAAGPFLMTQGKELLGNYDKVLWLFATMFLVQAVACFFATPPAERKEIADPHSQSNLPNVNHGTSPFTGPPSGNQPQPVVQAAD; from the coding sequence ATGGCCACTGACGCCGCCTCGCTAGAGGCAGCTTCTGTCCGTCGCGACCCGATCGTTCAAGCGACTCCATTTTTCTATGGCTGGGTAATGCTTGGTGTGGCGATGTTCACCCAGTATTGTACTAGCCCTGGTCAGACCTACGGTGTGGCCTTATTTAACAAATACATTGCCACTACGTTGGCGACCGCCACTTTTCAACAAGCACATCCCGGTGAAGCGGTCGTGCTTTCTAAAGAACTGATCGACGCCGAGATGGTGACGGTAACCACCGCCTATCTGTGGGGGACGATCTTGGCCGCGTTTCCGGTGCCCTGGATCGGAGCACTTGCCGACCGATGGGGTCTTCGAAAGACGATCGCGGCGATTGTGGCTTTGTTCGGTGTGGCTTGTATGTTCATGTCGCAGGTGCAAGGGTTCTACACGCTGTTCATCGGGTTCCTGGCGATCCGAACTTTGGGGCAAGGCTCTCTCACACTCCTGGCGACCAACACGGCCGATATGTGGTTTCAGCGGAAGCTGGGCTTCGCGAACGGTATTCGAAACCTTTCCGCTCCAATTGCGTTTGGTACCTTTCCCATAATTACGATCTTCCTGATCAACACCCTGGGATGGCAGCAGGCATACATAGCGCTGGGACTGGGCGTGTGGCTGATCATGTTCCCGATCCTGATTTTCATTTATCGAAATCAGCCGGAAGAAATAGGCCAACTTCCCGATGGCGACAAGCACGTCGTCCGCGAAGATGGTCAGAAGCACGATCCTGGCAAGATGTTCTTATTGCCGCAATTGGGCTTGGGGGACGCGATGATGACCCACTCGTTCTGGATTGTGCTGTCCTTTATGACGATGTGGGCAATGGTCGGAACGGCCCTCATGTTCATGGTGGTGCCATACATCGAGTCACGTGGTTTGACGGAAGATGACGCTCAGGTTGTCTTTTTGACCATGGCCGTCAGCATGGCGACTTGCCAGTTTTTCGGTGGCATCCTGGCCGATCGATTCCAGTTGAACTACTTGCTGGCAATCGGATCGATCATGCTGGGGATCGGGGTCTTAACCTATTTGGCGATCGACTCAGTGATCATGGCTGGCGTCTACGGACTAACCTTCGGTATGGCGCAAGGGGTTTCCAGTGCTGGCTCGAATTCCCTGCTGGCACGTTATTACGGTCGGGCTCATCTTGGGAAAATTAAAGGTTTCCAGATGATGTCGATCGTTGCGGGAAGTGCCGCTGGGCCATTTCTGATGACCCAAGGGAAAGAACTTTTGGGCAACTACGATAAAGTGCTGTGGTTGTTTGCTACCATGTTCCTGGTTCAGGCTGTAGCATGCTTCTTTGCGACGCCCCCGGCTGAACGCAAAGAAATCGCCGACCCTCATTCGCAATCGAATCTTCCTAACGTAAACCATGGCACGTCTCCATTTACGGGGCCTCCCTCCGGGAACCAACCGCAACCAGTTGTTCAAGCTGCTGATTGA